A genomic region of Oncorhynchus mykiss isolate Arlee chromosome 16, USDA_OmykA_1.1, whole genome shotgun sequence contains the following coding sequences:
- the slc35a2 gene encoding UDP-galactose translocator, with the protein MAGGNNNGQGTGVGEEKTASPRQSEVNRKLKYISLAILVVQNASLILSIRYVRTLPGDRFFTTSAVVMAEVLKVLTCLLIILFQRKGNLKEFIVLQYNSIVIQYKDTLKLAVPALIYTLQNNLQYVAISNLPAATFQVTYQLKILTTALFSVLMLRKSLSRIQWLSLLLLFAGVAIVQLEQEGKQKETTVTGPSQNYAKGLVAVIVSCLSSGFAGVYFEKILKGSSASVWMRNIQLGIFGTLLGLLGMWWNDGLAIAEKGFLFGYTPMVWGVIFNQAFGGLLVAVVVKYADNILKGFATSFSIIVSTVVSVYLFGFHVDLLFTLGAGLVIGAVYMYSLPKAAAPSPSTATLSSSSHSLADGAGDSETEAFLPKASEKEKGC; encoded by the exons ATGGCAGGGGGCAACAACAACGGCCAAGGGACAGGAgttggagaggagaagacagcCTCTCCTAGACAGAGTGAAG TGAACAGAAAGCTGAAATACATCAGTTTGGCCATCCTTGTTGTCCAGAATGCCTCTCTCATCCTCAGCATTCGCTATGTCCGTACGCTGCCCGGTGATCGTTTCTTCACCACCTCTGCAGTGGTTATGGCAGAGGTGCTCAAAGTACTTACCTGCCTTCTCATCATTTTATTCCAGAGAAAAG gaaACCTAAAGGAGTTTATTGTATTGCAGTACAACTCCATTGTCATCCAATACAAGGACACGCTTAAACTGGCTGTCCCAGCCCTCATCTATACCTTGCAGAACAACCTCCAGTATGTGGCTATCTCCAATTTACCCGCAGCTACTTTCCAG GTGACCTACCAGCTGAAAATTCTGACCACAGCTCTTTTCTCAGTGCTGATGCTGCGGAAGAGCCTATCACGGATTCAGTGGCTGTCCCTGCTCCTGCTGTTCGCTGGGGTTGCTATCGTACAGCTGGAGCAGGAAGGAAAACAGAAGGAGACTACCGTCACTGGACCGAGCCAGAACTATGCCAAAGGACTGGTGGCAGTGATAGTGTCCTGCCTCTCCTCTGGCTTTGCTGGAGTGTACTTTGAGAAAATCCTTAAGGGCAGTTCAGCCTCTGTGTGGATGAGGAACATCCAGCTGGGCATATTTGGCACTCTACTAGGCCTGTTGGGCATGTGGTGGAACGATGGCCTTGCCATTGCAGAGAAGGGCTTCCTGTTTGGGTACACACCCATGGTATGGGGCGTCATCTTTAACCAGGCTTTTGGGGGTTTACTGGTGGCGGTGGTAGTGAAGTACGCAGACAACATCCTGAAGGGGTTCGCCACTTCCTTTTCCATCATCGTCTCCACTGTCGTCTCTGTCTACCTCTTTGGGTTCCACGTGGACCTCCTCTTCACTCTGGGTGCTGGTCTGGTCATTGGAGCTGTCTATATGTATAGTCTGCCCAAAGCAGCTGCTCCCTCCCCGTCTACtgctaccctctcctcttccagcCACAGTCTGGCCGACGGCGCTGGAGACTCGGAGACGGAAGCTTTCCTCCCAAA